From the Paludisphaera rhizosphaerae genome, the window ATACGGCAGGACTCCCAGGCTCCACGACCGCGCCGTGACGGCGTAGGAGTCCTGGTCTCGAGCCCAGGGCCAGTAGGGATAATGCGGGAGGAACGCCGCGAGCCGGAAGACCGTCCAGGCCGCCAGAATGAGGAACAGCCCGCGCCGCAAGAGCCAGGTCGAAGACGACTCGATGAAGTCTCGCTCCCGCCTGCGGAGGTGCGTTCGTTCCACCCCGATCCAGATCAAGGCGACGGCCGCGAGCCCCCATTCGACGGGGTTCTGCACCATCGTCTTCGGCAGATAAGCCGATGCCAGAGCAGGCGCCAGAACAAGCGTCAGCACCGCCGCAGCCAGCCCCACCCCCCAGGCGACCGCGCGTGACAGTCCCAAGGTGCCGTGTCCTCGCGAAGTACCCGACGATCATTGTCTCATCGGCGACTCCACATCATACGGCGACTGGGCTTCCCGATCGACGAGGCGCGTCGGCCGAGCACTCAGCATCGATCCCGATGGCTGAAAGGAGGCGGCAAGGGGGGCCTCGCCGCCTTGAGCGAGAATCGTCGATCGACTCAGGAATTTCTGGGGGCGAAACTGAAGTTCAGGCCGGCGATCGACTGTCCCTGGAAATTGACGTCGTAGTTGATTTCGTTGAGTTGGCGGCCGTCGGTCGGCTGCACAGGGCGAGCGTTGGGCAAAAAGTCGTTGCCGTCGGCGAGGGTCTCGTACTCTTGAAGCTGCGCGAAGTCGAGAGTGATCGGGGTGGCGAAGACCATCCAGTTCAACGGCTGCGCCAGCGGCGGAGTGGTCAGCGACCCCTGGAAGTACCAGCCCGTCATGTCGGTCGGCAGGAGCTTGGAGAAGTCGAGGACGCCCACGTTGCTCCCCGGCGTCGAGGTGCCGGCCGGCGTCTCCGACAGATGCTCCGTCGCCGCCGCGAGGATCGGGTCGAGCGCGTCGTTGTGCGCCCCCAATTGCAGGAAAACCGCCAGGACGGTCGCACCGCCTTCGGCGCTCGTGTTCACGAAGTGGACTTCCATGTTGTACGTGTGGCCGTCGACCTGATTCTCGGACGGGTCGTGGAAATGGAATTCGGTCAGGGAGAACGTCCGGCCGGCCAGCGTGATCGTATCCGGGTTGGCAGCCGTCGCGCCGGGGAAATTGAGCTGGAGCTGCGAACCGGTGTTCGTCATCGACGTCGGCGCGGCGGCGGCGTACGAGACGTTCAGAACCCGGCTCAGATCGGTGGTCGGCCCCACAATGTTGATCGGTGACTGGAACGGCAGCGTCCCCGCCGAGGCGACCGTCCACCAGCTCGTCGGGCCGACTGGCCCCTTCGACGGGTCGCTGTTCCCCGTCCTGTAGTTCCACGACGATCTATCGAAGCCCGGCTCCATCGAGCCCGTCGGGACGGCGTTGGTGAAGGTCGGGGCGACCTGCACCCCGTTGCGCGGGGCCACAGCGCGGACGACGTAAGCGCCCTTGTCGTGGACACGGAACGAATAGCGTCCGCGGGGTCCGGTAAGGACTGTCCACTCGACCTGGCCGTTTGCGTCGACCAGTTGGATCGGCACGCGCCCGAGGGGCCGCCCCGTCGCCGCGTTGGTCACCTGGCCTGAAAGCGTGCTCGTCGCGGCCCCCCCGTGCAACGCAGCCGCCCAGGACGTCACGGTCGAGGCGTTCAGCACGACGCGGCGGTCCAGCGCCTCGACGGTCGGCTCGTAGGCGCCCCGACACTTCCGGCCTGGTTCGCAGGCCCCATACGTTCTCGTCTTCATGGATGACGACTCCAGAAGCCGCCGGAACAGCCGGTCGGCCGATCGGTCGGTTGCAATCCCCCGGAACGACGCCGTCCCGGGATAGCCTGAAACGAGGTGCGCATCGGCAAGACCGAACGCCCCCCATGGAGGCTGAAGCGTGGGAAACCGAGTCAAAATCTGCTTGAGGACACCCCTGAATCTCCCAAACTAAGACTTAATAGACGCTCGCGCTCGATTCCACTCACTTCCCGAGAGGGAAAGCTGTTTTTCTTGAGAATATGGTCCGCTAATGTTCGACATCGCCCTCGACTTCGACCCCATGGCCGAATGGCACCCTCTTTGATCGAGACCCGGCGGCGGCTACCCTGGTTAGCATGGCGCCGATAGGGTCGGTCGGGGCCGACACCATTCCGGGTCCATCGCGAACGGAGGGCGGGTCGATGAAGCGCGAGCGCGACGGTCTGTTGGGGCGCCGAGAGTTTCTGGCGACGGCGGCGGGGGCCTCGGCTTATTCGCTGTTCGTCTTCGCGGACGGGGCCTCGGCCCTCGCGGGGGAACCGCAGCGATCGCCGGAGCAGATCCGAGGCGTCTTCGAAACGCTCGCCCCGAGCGATCCGGCGGCCGTTAAGCGACGGTTCGAGGGCGAGCCGAACATGACGCTCGTCGACCTGGAGTGCGACCTCCTCGTCGCCGGCGGCGGCCCGGCCGGCGTCATGGCGGCGCTCGCGGCGGCGCGACACGGGGCTAAGGTCGTGCTCGTCCAGGACCGCTCGCGGCTCGGCGGGAACTCGTCGAGCGAGGTCAAGATGCACATCGTCGGCGCCAACTGCCATGGCGGCCGGCCCGGCTGGCGCGAGGGCGGCATCCTCGAAGAACTCCGCCTCGACGACGCCGCCAACAACCCCCAGCGCTGCTGGGAGCTTTGGGACCTGCTCCTCTACGACAAGCTGGTCTCCAACCCCAACATCACCCTGATCCTCGAAACCGCCGTCGTCGCCGCCGACGTCAAGGACGGCCGCATCGAGCGCGTCCTCGCCCGCTGCGACAAGTCCGAGCACCTCTACCGGATCAAGTGTCGCTACGCCGCCGACTGCACGGGCGATTCGCGGCTGGCGCTCGAGTCGGGCGCGACGGTCCGCTGGGGGCATGAGGCCCGCGACGAGTTCCGCGAGTCGCTCGCCCCGCCTGAGCCGAACCGTGAGACTGAGGGCTCCAGCATCCTGTTCACGGCTCGCGACTACGGCAAGCCGATGCCCTACAAGGCCCCCGCCTGGGCCCGCAAGATCGGCCCCGAACAGCTCAATCACCGGCCGGTCGGCAAGAAGAGCTGGGAATACGGCTACTGGTGGATCGAGTGGGGCGGCGGCCACGACATGATTCGCGACAACGAGCGGATCCGCTTCGAGTTGCTCTCGATCGTCACCGGCGTCTGGGACTACATCAAGAACTCGGGCAAGTATCCCGACGCCGCCAACTGGGCGCTCACCTGGGTCGGCATGATGACCGGCAAGCGCGAGAGCCGACGCATCCAGGGAGACCACATGCTCACGCAGAACGACTGCATGAGCTTCACCGACTTCGACGACGCCGTCGCCATCGGCGGCTGGCCGCTCGACGAGCATCCCTCGCCGGGCTTCGACGATTCGAGCCAGCCTCCCTACGTCAGCACCAAGCTGGCCGAGGTCTACAACATCCCGCTGCGGTCGCTCTACAGCAAGGATATCTCGAACCTCTTCATGGCCGGCCGCAACGCCAGTTGCTCGCACGTCGCGTTCACGTCGACGCGCGTCATGGCCACCTGCGCCGTGATGGGTCAGGCCGCCGGCACCGCCGCCGCGCTCTGCTCGCGGTACAACCTCACGCCTCGCGAGCTGTATCGCGACAAGCCCAGGCTGAAGGAGCTTCAGCAGACGCTCCTCCGCGACGATCAGACCATCAAGAACCTTCGCGCCGACGACCCGTCGGACCTCGCCCAGCAGGCGAAGGCCTCGGCGTCGGCCGTCGGCGAGGGTTCGAAGGCGGAGAGCGTGCTGGACGGCTTCGTCCGCGACATGCCGGGCTCGCTGGAGCACCGCTGGTCGGCCCCAATGTCCCCCGACGGCGCCTGGCTGGAGCTGACCTGGGCCGAGCCGAAGACGATCAAGCACGTCCAGATCACCTTCGACAGCGGCTTCCACCGCGAGCTGACTCTCAGCTCGGCCGGCCTCGGCGACAACGACCACGGCATCCGGGCCCCCCAGCCCGAGACGATCCGCGACTACCGTCTCGTCGCCGAGACCGCCGACGGCAAGCGCGTGGAACTCGCCCACGTCGAAGGCAACCACCAGCGCCTCCGCCGCCACGACTTCACCCCCGTCGCCGCCTCCAAGCTCCGGATCGAAGTCGCCGCCACC encodes:
- a CDS encoding carbonic anhydrase family protein encodes the protein MKTRTYGACEPGRKCRGAYEPTVEALDRRVVLNASTVTSWAAALHGGAATSTLSGQVTNAATGRPLGRVPIQLVDANGQVEWTVLTGPRGRYSFRVHDKGAYVVRAVAPRNGVQVAPTFTNAVPTGSMEPGFDRSSWNYRTGNSDPSKGPVGPTSWWTVASAGTLPFQSPINIVGPTTDLSRVLNVSYAAAAPTSMTNTGSQLQLNFPGATAANPDTITLAGRTFSLTEFHFHDPSENQVDGHTYNMEVHFVNTSAEGGATVLAVFLQLGAHNDALDPILAAATEHLSETPAGTSTPGSNVGVLDFSKLLPTDMTGWYFQGSLTTPPLAQPLNWMVFATPITLDFAQLQEYETLADGNDFLPNARPVQPTDGRQLNEINYDVNFQGQSIAGLNFSFAPRNS
- a CDS encoding FAD-dependent oxidoreductase, coding for MKRERDGLLGRREFLATAAGASAYSLFVFADGASALAGEPQRSPEQIRGVFETLAPSDPAAVKRRFEGEPNMTLVDLECDLLVAGGGPAGVMAALAAARHGAKVVLVQDRSRLGGNSSSEVKMHIVGANCHGGRPGWREGGILEELRLDDAANNPQRCWELWDLLLYDKLVSNPNITLILETAVVAADVKDGRIERVLARCDKSEHLYRIKCRYAADCTGDSRLALESGATVRWGHEARDEFRESLAPPEPNRETEGSSILFTARDYGKPMPYKAPAWARKIGPEQLNHRPVGKKSWEYGYWWIEWGGGHDMIRDNERIRFELLSIVTGVWDYIKNSGKYPDAANWALTWVGMMTGKRESRRIQGDHMLTQNDCMSFTDFDDAVAIGGWPLDEHPSPGFDDSSQPPYVSTKLAEVYNIPLRSLYSKDISNLFMAGRNASCSHVAFTSTRVMATCAVMGQAAGTAAALCSRYNLTPRELYRDKPRLKELQQTLLRDDQTIKNLRADDPSDLAQQAKASASAVGEGSKAESVLDGFVRDMPGSLEHRWSAPMSPDGAWLELTWAEPKTIKHVQITFDSGFHRELTLSSAGLGDNDHGIRAPQPETIRDYRLVAETADGKRVELAHVEGNHQRLRRHDFTPVAASKLRIEVAATNGADSARIYEVRAYG